From one Trifolium pratense cultivar HEN17-A07 linkage group LG1, ARS_RC_1.1, whole genome shotgun sequence genomic stretch:
- the LOC123903017 gene encoding probable pathogenesis-related protein ARB_02861 isoform X1: MAKFLPLHSKRGSQTPRVPQNLTMHTFSFFIVFLFFIFSNVVAATQLEQLSSPPPPAPSKDPSAQSKDPSAPPPPAQSQDPSAPPPPAQSKDPSVPPPPAQSKDHSAQSKDHSAPPPPAQSKDHLAQSKDPSAPPPPAQSKDHSAQSKDPSAPPPPAQSKVHSAQSQDPSAPPPPAQSKDHLAPPPPAQSKDHSVPPPPAQSQDPSAPPPPAQSKDPSATQSKDLSAPPPRTQSKDPSAPPPPAQSQDPSATPPPTQSEDPSATKFTGRRRRNAAKFFGYVRTSNQTYLHNETELADEFLHAHNWVRKEYKLPRLAWDEKLANMSKKYLMERYNDCQCTHSNLTFGENLFWGKRLHWTPCDAVYYWYMEKNDYDFNTLKCEPPPKECDHFTQLVWRDTTHIGCALQHCNNGIGMLIICEYYPGGNYVNENPFVHAVH, encoded by the coding sequence ATGGCAAAATTTCTTCCACTTCATTCTAAACGGGGCTCTCAGACACCACGAGTCCCCCAGAATCTCACAATGCATACATTCTCTTTCTTCATCGTTTTTCTATTCTTCATATTTTCCAATGTCGTCGCCGCAACGCAATTAGAACAGCTTTCGTCACCACCTCCACCGGCACCATCAAAAGATCCTTCGGCACAATCAAAAGATCCTTCGGCACCTCCACCACCGGCACAATCGCAAGATCCTTCGGCACCTCCTCCACCGGCACAATCAAAAGATCCTTCAGTACCTCCTCCACCGGCACAATCAAAAGATCATTCAGCACAATCAAAAGATCATTCGGCACCTCCTCCACCGGCACAATCAAAAGATCATTTAGCACAATCAAAAGATCCTTCGGCACCTCCTCCACCGGCACAATCAAAAGATCATTCAGCACAATCAAAAGATCCTTCGGCACCTCCTCCACCGGCACAATCAAAAGTTCATTCGGCACAATCACAAGATCCTTCGGCACCTCCTCCACCGGCACAATCAAAAGATCATTTGGCACCTCCTCCACCGGCACAATCAAAAGATCATTCGGTACCTCCTCCACCGGCACAATCACAAGATCCTTCGGCACCTCCTCCACCGGCACAATCAAAAGACCCTTCGGCGACACAATCAAAAGACCTTTCGGCACCACCTCCACGGACACAATCAAAAGATCCTTCGGCGCCTCCTCCACCGGCACAATCACAAGACCCTTCGGCAACTCCTCCACCAACACAATCAGAAGACCCTTCAGCTACAAAATTCACCGGTCGCCGCCGTCGTAATGCTGCAAAATTCTTCGGATATGTTCGAACAAGCAACCAGACGTATTTGCATAATGAAACCGAGTTAGCGGACGAGTTCTTACACGCGCACAATTGGGTGCGAAAGGAGTACAAATTACCGCGGTTGGCGTGGGACGAGAAACTTGCgaatatgagtaaaaaatatcTTATGGAACGATATAATGATTGTCAATGTACTCATTCTAACTTAACTTTTGGTGAGAACCTGTTTTGGGGAAAGAGGTTGCATTGGACACCTTGTGATGCGGTTTATTATTGGTACATGGAGAAGAATGATTATGATTTCAATACCCTTAAATGTGAACCTCCGCCAAAAGAGTGTGACCATTTTACACAACTTGTGTGGAGGGACACAACACATATTGGATGCGCCTTGCAACATTGCAACAATGGTATCGGCATGCTCATCATCTGTGAGTATTATCCAGGGGGTAATTATGTCAATGAGAATCCTTTCGTTCATGCAGTACATTAA
- the LOC123903017 gene encoding formin-like protein 5 isoform X2, producing the protein MAKFLPLHSKRGSQTPRVPQNLTMHTFSFFIVFLFFIFSNVVAATQLEQLSSPPPPAPSKDPSAQSKDPSAPPPPAQSQDPSAPPPPAQSKDPSVPPPPAQSKDHSAQSKDPSAPPPPAQSKVHSAQSQDPSAPPPPAQSKDHLAPPPPAQSKDHSVPPPPAQSQDPSAPPPPAQSKDPSATQSKDLSAPPPRTQSKDPSAPPPPAQSQDPSATPPPTQSEDPSATKFTGRRRRNAAKFFGYVRTSNQTYLHNETELADEFLHAHNWVRKEYKLPRLAWDEKLANMSKKYLMERYNDCQCTHSNLTFGENLFWGKRLHWTPCDAVYYWYMEKNDYDFNTLKCEPPPKECDHFTQLVWRDTTHIGCALQHCNNGIGMLIICEYYPGGNYVNENPFVHAVH; encoded by the exons ATGGCAAAATTTCTTCCACTTCATTCTAAACGGGGCTCTCAGACACCACGAGTCCCCCAGAATCTCACAATGCATACATTCTCTTTCTTCATCGTTTTTCTATTCTTCATATTTTCCAATGTCGTCGCCGCAACGCAATTAGAACAGCTTTCGTCACCACCTCCACCGGCACCATCAAAAGATCCTTCGGCACAATCAAAAGATCCTTCGGCACCTCCACCACCGGCACAATCGCAAGATCCTTCGGCACCTCCTCCACCGGCACAATCAAAAGATCCTTCAGTACCTCCTCCACCGGCACAATCAAAAG ATCATTCAGCACAATCAAAAGATCCTTCGGCACCTCCTCCACCGGCACAATCAAAAGTTCATTCGGCACAATCACAAGATCCTTCGGCACCTCCTCCACCGGCACAATCAAAAGATCATTTGGCACCTCCTCCACCGGCACAATCAAAAGATCATTCGGTACCTCCTCCACCGGCACAATCACAAGATCCTTCGGCACCTCCTCCACCGGCACAATCAAAAGACCCTTCGGCGACACAATCAAAAGACCTTTCGGCACCACCTCCACGGACACAATCAAAAGATCCTTCGGCGCCTCCTCCACCGGCACAATCACAAGACCCTTCGGCAACTCCTCCACCAACACAATCAGAAGACCCTTCAGCTACAAAATTCACCGGTCGCCGCCGTCGTAATGCTGCAAAATTCTTCGGATATGTTCGAACAAGCAACCAGACGTATTTGCATAATGAAACCGAGTTAGCGGACGAGTTCTTACACGCGCACAATTGGGTGCGAAAGGAGTACAAATTACCGCGGTTGGCGTGGGACGAGAAACTTGCgaatatgagtaaaaaatatcTTATGGAACGATATAATGATTGTCAATGTACTCATTCTAACTTAACTTTTGGTGAGAACCTGTTTTGGGGAAAGAGGTTGCATTGGACACCTTGTGATGCGGTTTATTATTGGTACATGGAGAAGAATGATTATGATTTCAATACCCTTAAATGTGAACCTCCGCCAAAAGAGTGTGACCATTTTACACAACTTGTGTGGAGGGACACAACACATATTGGATGCGCCTTGCAACATTGCAACAATGGTATCGGCATGCTCATCATCTGTGAGTATTATCCAGGGGGTAATTATGTCAATGAGAATCCTTTCGTTCATGCAGTACATTAA
- the LOC123913849 gene encoding protein CANDIDATE G-PROTEIN COUPLED RECEPTOR 7-like, whose product MAKTVITTVVSLITILFLATTPPSTAEIKSLTITSDTRPMILFEKFGFTHSGHVRIAVSEVSVAAGASQPDPSSLGFFLLNEESLLQVLIEIQQNPSFCVLNSHYITTLFTFRDLSPPPTASFNRSYPVTYPNEFSLFFANCVPETSVSMAVRTELFNLDADKSRDYLSAGQTQLPTLFFLFSIVYLGFLGVWFYVCYNNKRSVHRIHLLMAALLLMKALNLICAAEDKHYVKITGTPHGWDVLFYIFQFIRVVLLFTVIVLIGTGWSFLKPFLQEREKKVLMVVIPLQVLANLASVIIGETGPFIKDWVTWNQVFLLVDIICCCAIIFPIVWSIKSLRETSKTDGKAARNLAKLTLFRQFYIVVIGYLYFTRIVVFALKTITAYKYRWVSNLAEEGASLAFYIVMFYMFMPVEKNEYFVLDDEEEEAAEIALREEEFEL is encoded by the coding sequence ATGGCCAAAACGGTGATCACCACCGTCGTTTCACTAATCACAATTCTCTTCCTCGCAACAACACCACCATCAACGGCTGAGATCAAATCTCTCACCATAACCTCCGATACCCGACCCATGATCTTATTCGAAAAATTCGGGTTCACACACTCCGGCCACGTCCGGATCGCAGTATCGGAAGTCTCAGTCGCCGCCGGCGCATCACAACCCGATCCATCTAGTCTCGGTTTCTTCCTGTTAAACGAAGAATCGCTTCTTCAAGTTCTAATTGAGATCCAACAAAACCCTAGCTTCTGCGTTCTCAATTCACATTACATCACGACTCTATTCACTTTCCGTGATCTTTCACCACCTCCAACTGCATCGTTTAACCGTTCTTATCCTGTTACCTATCCGAATGAGTTCAGTCTCTTCTTCGCTAATTGTGTGCCGGAAACCTCCGTTTCCATGGCGGTTCGCACCGAGCTTTTCAACCTTGATGCCGATAAATCCCGTGATTATCTATCCGCCGGTCAAACTCAGCTTCCTACTCTGTTTTTCCTCTTCTCCATCGTTTACTTAGGTTTCCTCGGTGTCTGGTTCTATGTCTGTTACAACAACAAACGCTCCGTTCACCGGATCCATCTTCTCATGGCGGCTCTTCTCCTCATGAAAGCTCTTAATCTCATTTGCGCCGCCGAGGATAAGCACTATGTCAAGATCACAGGAACTCCTCACGGTTGGGATGTTCTTTTCTACATTTTCCAGTTCATTCGTGTTGTGTTGCTTTTCACCGTCATTGTATTGATCGGTACCGGATGGTCGTTCTTGAAGCCATTTCTGCAGGAAAGAGAGAAGAAGGTTCTCATGGTTGTTATTCCTCTTCAGGTTTTGGCAAATCTAGCTTCTGTTATAATCGGCGAAACTGGTCCTTTTATCAAGGATTGGGTTACTTGGAACCAGGTTTTCTTACTTGTTGATATCATTTGTTGTTGTGCAATCATTTTTCCTATTGTATGGTCAATTAAATCGCTTAGGGAAACATCCAAGACCGATGGAAAAGCTGCTAGGAATCTCGCCAAGCTAACCCTTTTTAGGCAATTCTATATTGTTGTTATTGGTTACCTTTATTTCACTCGCATTGTTGTTTTTGCTCTCAAAACCATCACTGCTTATAAGTATAGGTGGGTTAGTAATCTTGCTGAGGAGGGTGCTAGTCTTGCCTTTTACATTGTCATGTTTTACATGTTTATGCCTGTGGAGAAGAATGAGTATTTTGTGCTTGATGACGAGGAAGAAGAAGCCGCTGAGATTGCTCTCAGGGAAGAAGAGTTCGAGCTTTGA